A region of the Cydia strobilella chromosome 18, ilCydStro3.1, whole genome shotgun sequence genome:
CCATTGTTAGTACAATAAGGtcataaacaattttaaaacaaaagttgGTATATCTGTGGTCCATAGTAAAAGTGTGCATACAAGATCTCACACAGATTAACAGAAAAGGTAGTACCTTTAAAACGCTTTTATAGCATTTAATTTTGATGGTCTCAATAGGTAGAGACGTGAATCTAAACATTCGTGCCATATCACATGTGTAAAAAGCGTCAAAACACATGATAAGTTTCTTAAggctttatttaaaaatttaattgtaacttttttttttgaggttccaaattcaataataaaacttaagtCCTGGACTTAGGGATGCCTAACACTCTGAAGTATTTCAGCTTTACCCGAAAACACCTTAGTGATAAATACGCAAGATTTTTCTAATGGAATCAATTATTTCCCGCTTTCAAAACATATCAATTGAAATTCTAGCTATGTATTGCTTTGAAAGAGGttaaattttttactaaaatttgAGCAATAGCGATAACAAGGTTATTATGAATACCTAAAGATTATTCGATACAGTTGttttgtaaaaatttcattGCTTTacacggtttttttatttattaataaaataataataaattcgtcATTATATTTGAACAATTTGTGGCATTAATCATGGTGGATGGATTTATTAATCTTAATCGTACAACTAGTTGTTAAACTATCGCCACTTTTATTTGGTGTAGaaatcgctgccccaatattccagggttctatgttacattttcaagacagttgaaattcgacttaatgtcactataataaagttcaaatttcagttgtataaaagtgaaacatagaaccctgtaatattggggcagcgaaatGTTAATCTATTCCATCACAGTATTTTGTCGGATGTCGTTACTCAAGTTTATATTGCAGATTCCATGCTACtaatatgtcattttgtttAATGAGTGTAAAGTGAgttgcgaaattgcatggagaaattatgaattaattcatTGATAATGTTGCCACTCAtttttacggctgatggtacaATAAGTGGATTTGAAAAAGaaggtaaaaaaatgttattcagGTTTTATAACGAATGAATTATACAATGTCATAAAACTAGGTTACAAATAACTTACGTTCTTTTTTCGGTCAAGTTCAATACAGTGTGTCTCTGACCAGGGGCTTTAAATTCTGGGCTCgatgtatgaaaaagccaattttttttcgcgatttcggtgttggtcccataataaaagtagctcggTTTAGGGaatagaatcgagccctgaatttaaagctcCATTGTGAgaaacaccctgtatatgttGAAGAAATCGGAATGTCAAAAAGGTTATATTTGATCGAATTTAATAAGTGTTACTGGCAGAAAAGTCAACTAAGTCTACGGACGCGATATcgctttcatataaaatttgtgaAGTCAGAATTCCCCGGGACCTGGAAGTTTTCGGTGTCGACTACGACCGGGACTCGAGGGTTTGACGTTGAAGAACTGTATAATTTGAACGGTAACAACGTTACATTAGATGGAATCGAATCACAAATTGAAATATACCTTAATCTACACGTGTATGGTGTGGTCAGGCCTGCGGGGGCTCGTCGAGGGGGTTGGCGCGGGGCAGCTCGGCGCCCTCGTGCGGGGGCCGTGGCGGGGGCGCGGGCGGGGGCGGGCCGGAGCCCGAGGGGGCggggcggggggcggcgccGCCCGAGGGGGCGGGGAGGGAGGAGGAGCCCGAGGAGCTCCGGCTTGACGAGCTGGATGAGTCGCCTGACTCCGCGCTCGTTGATTCCCTGCGAAAATAACCATGTCATTCCATTCCATGCATATACTTACGAATACGACCGTACCGTTTCGTACGACGCTCGAAGCGGTTAGGGCGCAAGTTAAAAGCAAGCCTCGGGCGGCTGTCATTCAAAACAAATTGATTTTGAtcgaaaatagtacattattgtcgaggctcggaagtagctacttgctggctgaggattcgttttaaacggacgaccttgggagtccgtttaattaaatccgaagccagcaagtagccttccagccgagtcataatatatagtgcttttctcaaaaatggcgcaataaatataatataaatattctacagaagcaacgttcttatgtatatattttcacagaaaaaagtaaaaagatttgctttgccgcctttttatttttaaattaaaaatagaagtgtatttttctgctgaaaatacgccaacctatttgagacacctaaatagtcgcggtaccaacattataataataagtactgatcatctgtttggctgtttaatggacccatgccttcatttgatatggccacttcaacttttaaaaagtttggaactcgacaaataatggaatttgtatgcaacattgcagtcccgaaatcgagactgcaatgtttttaactttttaattttttgactcaccataaactacgcacttcgcgacctactttttaaccggcaacgtcgactttgccgtccatttttgagaaaatatttttctcaaacttgcAGTGAAATGTTGATTTAACTTACTTCAAATTAGGTCCGAAAATACTACGTATCCGGTGCGATGAGTGAAAATGGCATGTAAAGAAATTTCATACAGCCTTACACAGCTACGCCTATAAAGCAACCTTCTTTTGTTTTGAACAGCAGCCGcgccccggcgggttggtcaacgacacctcctcgtaactcatgaggccctggtacctgctccgcgctaaattcaatttctagacagtttttttcacgagtttggccaccgtagcctatggatattTCAATGCAAGTTTGAGAAAATCACTATACAAATCTCGGACCAAAAACGGGGTTGCCGGCCGCGTATCCCTATCCAGTCTATATCTACTTGCCCTGCAATCCTTCGTTTCCCGGTCTctatagtaatgtactatttaatactagcttttaTTACTACACTTTTCATCCAACGGGCAACTAACAAAACCCAAACATAATTAGGTTCCATTAATTTATCAATCTCAAAATTCGTGGCCACCTCCCATGTCCATCAACACAGCTCAAAAGTACCATAATGGGATGTAAATCTAATTTAGCTCGTAAGATTACACAACCATAAATACATTACAAGTTAcgtaaaagcttgtaaaaatagacTCACTTGTGGAAGCCGTTGGTCTGACACGTGTTGTAGGCACCGCAGTGTTGACACTTTAGCCCCACCACGTGAAATTTCACCGTCGATAACTGtaacattacattttattataaacaagtCACTATTTTGCAACAAATATTAGATCTGGAAGATAGTTTCGCATGTATAATTAGCAGGGCGACGCATACGCACCTTATGGCAATCCTTACAGAGTATAGTGGCCTTGTAGTCCGCGTACTCGGCCGGCATGGGCGTCGCCGCCACCTCCGAGTCCAGGTAACTCCataactatacatataaaaaccTAATTCATTTTTAAATTCTACTCCAGCACTTCAATTTATCaattaaactagcgacccgccccggttcgcacgggtaaaccttaacaaattatatacctaaaacTTTCTCAAGAaccactctattgataggtgtaGACCGCATGAAGATACTTATCTGTCAAACAGAAGGTTGTTTCTTTACCCCTTGGTAAAGGCCCAAAAATTCACcaaagaaaattcatactatacaatAGCAGGCCCCTGCAAAGCCGCGTCATGCTAAAAAAATTGGGTGAAACTCGACGTCCAGCGGTGTTACCATGGCCGCCTCTTTATCGCCTGTCGCATCATGGGTCACTTTCGCTCtcacttaacccttaaatgcatgattttttatttttggttggaaaaaatGTTACTTGTTAGAAActtaagcttttttctgttgaatctgtgagctgtccaatgctttgtatacatttggcaacaatatgcatttaagggttaattgtGAGAAAGTGAGTAACGAGACACATATGGTGACAGATGATAAAGAGGCGGTTAGTTGACGCCGCAGTGGTCGGCACGCGCAATATAGGACATTGACTCACGTTGGTCATGTCAATCATGCTGGTCTGGCACGTGGGGCAGGCGTAGTGTCCCGAGTGTAGGAGCTGCTCGAAGCAGGGCCGGTGCAGCAGGTGTCCGCAGTCGGGGATGTGGCACGGGATACGGGACGTGTGGATGTCCTCGAGACACACGGGGCAGTTGGAGCGGGACACGTTCTCTACGCACTGGAAAATAAGGATTACTGTCAAAAATTTAGTTCGGATGTACAACCAACCGTATccaagcaagcaagcaagtcTTATTAAGGGAACTGGCAGGCCAAAGGTTTAAGGACAGTAACCTTCAACACTTGCAAAATTCAGCCTTTGCACCGTTCGTCCGTATTCGGCCTAGCTCCGTGTAGGCCCGGAATCATGATTGCCAAAATTATGATGTTTTTTAACCTATAAATCGTAAATATACAGATGtctatcacaatgaaaaaatttaCTGTGATCAACTGGGCCacgtgggattcgaacccacatcTCAATGTATCGTGGCATTTTGAACCTTACCCTATGTCCCACTCTCTGTAGCTGCATAGGCAGGCATATGTTGCACCGCTCGCAGTAAAATAACCGTTCGCGTCGACCTATTATCATACTAGCGTGTTTTGagtgtcggcgtctagtcagcgctatgaaaAAAAGCGTCGTCGTGCAGTTACGCCAACGTTGTGTCAgtagccatagagttgactagacgacGCTTGGGAGATACTAGTGTGGGGTAGCTGTATAACCTGGCCtgtggaactctccgcgcgagctcggatttatgcTTACAAATCTCGTCCCGCCAGCGGTACAAAAGCCAGCTAGTTGGTAGCCACACGCGCTCAAGACGCACGTAACCGCGCGCTACTTATGAAATAGAAATGTCTTCgacacgaacaaataacacagcgtgtagtgtggatggatgcagaaacaagaaaacaaataaaaaatatagttttttcctctttcgacagaTGAGAAGAAGTAGACATTACCAATATAGCTACATACttatacctactgttattatttttacgatagtcacgtaggtactattaaattgttttaaagatgtacttaggtaatgttttttacgacacatttacctaagacacctaatatctacctaagatatctacctaagacacctaagtatttgaaagaagcgtcggcaaccctagcgttgtgtcggcgcaCGAggttgtatttttgtgtaggtatcaaaacggtaggtatttgcgttttctttgagagataagtatctgttcgtaagaactattattatACTGTGGTATAACTAACTCTATGTCCGACTCTCTGTAGCTGCATAGGCAGGCACATGTTGCACCGCTCGCAGTGGAAGAACCGGTCTCGTCCACCGACGCGGCAGATGCCGCAGCCCTCACAGTGGTACTGGCGCTTGTCTTCGTCGTCGAACAGGTTGCAGATGAGGCATGTGTACTGAAACCGACAACAGTTAGTTTAAtatactgctacaaaaataagaaaacttaGACCTatggatttaaaaaatatgtgtcgTGGTCAAATCATAGAATTTGATCACTTCATAAAATGCCATTTTAGAATTGATCACATCATGATACGGTTAGGTTATGTTTGACTTTTTCATGATATGGCCAACCgataatttcatgaaatgattgccACATCATGATCAGTTCTAAGATCTGGTCAAGACATATACAAAAACTGACTGCAAGGGGTGCCTGTTTCTTTATATTCAAACCACAGTATAAATAACAGAAGATAGATATTTAGTAACATCGTTCATATGTCATCATCGTTTTAGAGGTTATAGAAAACGCCAGTAATGTATGGAAACGAACACGTCACTTTTCGTTCCAATCTTCATGTCGACACTTgcttttcgattggcgttttttCGATCAAGTTTTGGCCTACGGTTGCATTACCTTCCCGAAGCGCACGCCGCAGCTGACGCACTCCGCCTGCACCGCCTGCCCGGGTCTCGCATTCTGTACACATCAGCTCGGTGACACTCCTGCAGTGCTGTTCGTGGCAGTAACTACATGTATCACGTTACCTTCCCGAAGCGCACGCCGCAGCTGACGCACTCCGCCTGAACCGCCTGCCCGGGTCTCGCATTCTGTACACATCAGCTCGGTAACGCTCCTGCAGTGCTGTTTGTGGCAGTAGCTACATGTATCACGTTACCTTCCCGAAGCGCACGCCGCAGCTGAAACACTCCGCCTGCACCGCCTGCCCGGGTCTCGCAATCTGTACACATCAGCTCGGTGACACTCCTGCAGTGCTGTTCGTGGTAGTAACTACATGTATCACGTTACCTTCCCGAAGCGCACGCCGCAACTGACGCACTCCGCCTGCACCGCCTGCCCGGGTCTCGCATTCTGTACACATCAGCTCGGTGACACTCCTGCAGTGCTGTTCGTGGCAGTAACTACATGTATCACGTTACCTTCCCGAAGCGCACGCCGCAGCTGACGCACTCCGCCTGCACCGCCTGCCGGGTGTCGCATTCTGTACACAACAGCTCGGTGACACTCCTGCAGTGCTGTTCGTGGCAGTAACTACATGTATCACGTTACCTTCCCGAAGCGCACGCCACAGCTGACGCACTCCGCCTGCACCGCCTGCCGGGTGTCGCATTCTGTACACATCAGCTCGGTGACACTCCTGCAGTGCTGTTCGTGGCAGTAACTACATGTATCACATTACCTTCCCGAAGCGCACGCCACAGCTGACGCACTCCGCCTGCACCGCCTGCCGGGTGTCGCATTCTGTACATATCAGCTCGGTGACGCTTTTTCGGTTGAAGTAGTGTTGCTCGTTCTCGTCGTGGCAGTAGCGGCACATGTACAGCTTGTTGCAGCATGGCGTCTGAAACAATAGCGTCGTCGATTTACACTTGTGGTCTAAGAAACCACTGCAAACAACATTTGCGAGATTTCTTCTCAAAAGTTTGCTAATACAATATTGGGCTCCTCTAGAGAAAACATTATAGCGAACACAGCAATTCCCAATAGTAAATTGGTTAATGGTAGGTAATGTACCAACAAGtgacaacacaacacaacacaacacttaTTCTCAGCTTTAACAGCTTGACTCAATCCTGCCATGGGCCATTCCCAAAAAATTTCGGGTATGTGACGTTATTTTTTCAacacttctgataaagctaAGAAAGCCGGCTAAATATTTGGCATAGTAAAGTTTGATAAGTTAGCATTAAATTCAACGGTATAATAATGGCATCTGATCTGCCATACGCGTCACGTCCTGGTCAAGGTAGACCTTTTTGTGGAATGCTCCCATGTTAAAGAGATGCAAAAAATCAACATATATTACATTACATCtttccccacagctcaaactatccccataccaagtttcatctaaatcggttcagcggttattgacttttcacccccttgaggggtaagtactgggataaaaagtatcatatgtccttccccgggactcgaactaactgtataccaattttcaactaaattggttcagcggtttaagtgtgaagagttaacagacagacaggcacactattgcatttttaatattaggtatGGATTCATATATTGTTTAGTAATGCTATTTTTGAAGTGAAATAAATGTCGTATACttacgaaggaaaaaaaaatgaccaaagcctccagtgtccagagctgtgTGTAATTTGTACTGTGTCCAgagttgtgtgtgtgtgtttgtgtaatttgtttttagaCTATTTTTAAAGGTTTACTCATAACAAGTGTGTATGGATGCCTCTGGGGAAGACCCATGATGTAAGTAAAGATTGAGTCACACAAAGTGGTTGTCACTTGATACAAGTGAGTTGATATTATATTAACAGTATTATATCGAATACATACAGCAAAACTGATTATAGTCGTTACCGACTGATGGCAGTTTAAAccagaacaaaaataaaaataaaaattaacagtatatCTGGTGATTAATGCTTAAATGGATTTAAGGTTAGCTGAGGATAACAttcatcaatttttttttaaataaatctcaGTTTTGATTGGTGATGAAATACTTACCTGAATAACACAGAGCTTGGGAGTATAAGAAGCAAAACTACTccctttaaatataataataaataaataaatcataaataaatattatagggacattcatacacaaattggctaagtcccacggtaagctcaagaaggcttgtgttgtgggtactcagacaacaatatatataatacttatacaaacacttaaatacatatagaaaacatccatgactcacgaacaaatatctgtgttcatcacacaaataaatgcccttaccgggattcactacccactaggccagaccggtcgtcaataattGTAATAGaatacttatgtatatattaattgTTTGAATTAATAGATACTATTGAATTGCTGACATGATTAACCAATTAACCCTGGCCCCTGTGGCTGAATGCACATGTTTCCATAGCTAATAGTGGTTCTGTCAAGAAAAAAAGTAATCAGTGTTCCATAAGGACAGCAGTATTGctttgatttttaaatttgcatgtCATTTTGCAAAGCTCTCGTAAGTTTCTGCGCCGCTAACGTTTATATTTAGAAGCACATGACGAGAGGGTTTtgaacttaattttttattgttaagagagaTTTATTGGCAGAAATAAGCGTCGACGTCGGTCCATTTAGCAGTGAACTTACCACGAATTTCGCTCGTCGCTTGTAATGAGCGCAGCCTATGCGTTTTTCAAGAGTTTGTTCGGTCGCTGCCGACGATTCACCGTCCACGGCCTCTTTGTCGTTCGACATTTCACTATAATTTCATGCACTGAACACGAAAAACACTGAAACTTATCTAATATTCAAACACTAAGTTTAAATTATTGCAAAAGTCTAATTTAACGggttattacaataaaatagaataagaaATTAACGTGACATCTGCTTGACTGCTTGTTTTGCGTGAttgatttgacatttcgaaTTAGACATTTTCACTCACGTCACGTCACCATTGTGTTTACGAAGATTGTTGTTTATGGacggtagaggtaaggaaatgaatcttcgtgtatcaaaaagtgaccgtaaaaaacagtaaataggcagcgccaccatacactgaagtacctagaccatacacctagtatttatatagatgtgcacccgtgcgaccgtgagggacagaacatacgcaatgcgacaaaattaaaaaaacgttttaatattcctgacaacataccagaaacaacctacgtaatttggtcgggttatttgctgcccctcccccatttcatctctatattattatacctctatggttcatgtcatagagtctcctatatattacaataccctttggtctcagagcgtacctagcgccaccgaagagattaggaactattatttaaagctgaaagcggtccaattatactactctttgaagcggtcacttttgcaacaattctgccataagagattggcatcctttctataccattcatacttgttgttgttgttgtggttTAGCCCAAGTTTAGCTGCAAAGAGCGAAAGGGaaacaaacaataaatttttttgagtaaCCACCACGACGGCACAAAATTGGTCCAATAATTATTACCCTGTCTGTGTCtcgccgcgaacgcgagtgcgGAGTCtaattcgctaatcagcgaaatcgactcaacactcgcgttcgcggcttcgcgccgcataGTCTGGCGCGGGCtcgaataataatataaaatttgatttGTACAATGATTTGGTTTCGACtgtaaaggtccctccacactcgtgcgcgaatcgcggcgctaagccgcgaacgcgagtgtggagtctagttcgttAATAGCGAAAtcgaccacactcgcgttcgcggcttcgggtcgcgtagtctggagcggcttAATGCTGTATAttatgttttcaataaataaaataaagggccCTCACACTCATgtgcgaatcacggcgcgaagcagcgaacgtgagtgtggcgtcgatttcacAGAATGTTCACTCCTTCGCGCCTTGTTCctcgttttttgtcggtttttcggcccgcgtcaaaggagacgcgaagcgcgaacttgcaagactccacattacacactattttagCTCCtctgtggcaagataaatatagttggtcaaaccaaattggcagtaaataagaacaaaaaaaaactatactcatccttttcttttgggtgctagtactagtgtaagacaaagatagtatgagtctctctttctatgtttgaaatgagacagtactatactatttttgtcttacactagtactatagttggtcaaaccaaattggcagtaaataagaaccaaaaaaactatactcatcctttttattgggtgctagtactagtgtaagacaaagatagtatgattatctctatctatgtttgaaatgagacagtcctttgacaaactatagcacccaaaagaaaatttAAGGAGGtgcagtttttttgttcttatttattgacaatttgCTTTGACCAActgtagtgcccttgcgcttcgctttgctcgtcttggccacggatttatatttaataagccGGATAGAGTACactggccaaaaagtgtgtccataTGAGAAGTCAAACTAGAGCCCTGCATCTCGTTCTAATTatggtgaccataagtcatatgtaatATAACATGGAATATATTAGTAGGgtgtgtcattttctaaataaatagaaaCTATTAGGTGGTTTAAGgactttggatttaaattttggcaattattcTATAACAAATCTcaaattaaacatgccgaaataacgacatacctattaaaaaaaaaaaaagaatacctacatcacggatttagattttaataaaccggatggagtacacgggccaaaaagtgtgtccacatgagaagtcaaagtgggcggttgcatctctttctaattagggtgaccataagtcatatgtatgtgggatattaggataagttggaatgtatagtttggccaagatcttttttcattcatgcataggaagtcagagagaatggatatagtttttttctcctctgtaaaacgcttcacaaaaccttacttaatttagtttagtcgttataaaagctgttactgataacagacagactgacagacggacagcggagtcttattgatagggtcccgtttttaccctttgggtacggaaccctaaaaatggtcacgtttttttcatttgtagtctgcctctttcgcactcatggtatatTCATAaacgtaatggcttctcttttgcacacttcagctattctttaagcgtcatcgtagttaattgctccatttttttttatttgccgcctttgtgtactgacggaaatgtgtgttcaacctatatagaatattatgtataaatgtgtctgtaatatttaaggattttggatttaaattttggcaattatatagctctcattacgtgcacaaataaatcatttatctatctatctatctatcaaacaaataatttaacatgccgaaataaagatatacttatttaggtaaacttatttttacattaagtaagtacgaggtaataagaactctgtaaggccgattcacatcgtgccgacatcatagtcaccctaatgagtttgacaatgttttcttgtatttttatcgtaaactttaatagttgaggcttacctgtgaaaagatataccacaatcaacaaaactttaacttctgcaacctttcacacaacatcttttacccattttatactttatttcgcaaataaatcttgagcgccgccatttatgtattttgaaaatttcattatcaagttggggataccaattaatattcaaagttactacaatgtctaccatattaaaattaatgtattttttgttgtgcacatgcttggttaaatcagttaataatattgacatta
Encoded here:
- the LOC134749479 gene encoding RING finger and CHY zinc finger domain-containing protein 1 isoform X1, with product MSNDKEAVDGESSAATEQTLEKRIGCAHYKRRAKFVTPCCNKLYMCRYCHDENEQHYFNRKSVTELICTECDTRQAVQAECVSCGVRFGKYTCLICNLFDDEDKRQYHCEGCGICRVGGRDRFFHCERCNMCLPMQLQRVGHRCVENVSRSNCPVCLEDIHTSRIPCHIPDCGHLLHRPCFEQLLHSGHYACPTCQTSMIDMTNLWSYLDSEVAATPMPAEYADYKATILCKDCHKLSTVKFHVVGLKCQHCGAYNTCQTNGFHKESTSAESGDSSSSSSRSSSGSSSLPAPSGGAAPRPAPSGSGPPPPAPPPRPPHEGAELPRANPLDEPPQA
- the LOC134749479 gene encoding RING finger and CHY zinc finger domain-containing protein 1 isoform X2, which codes for MSNDKEAVDGESSAATEQTLEKRIGCAHYKRRAKFVTPCCNKLYMCRYCHDENEQHYFNRKSVTELICTECDTRQAVQAECVSCGVRFGKYTCLICNLFDDEDKRQYHCEGCGICRVGRRERLFYCERCNICLPMQLQRVGHRCVENVSRSNCPVCLEDIHTSRIPCHIPDCGHLLHRPCFEQLLHSGHYACPTCQTSMIDMTNLWSYLDSEVAATPMPAEYADYKATILCKDCHKLSTVKFHVVGLKCQHCGAYNTCQTNGFHKESTSAESGDSSSSSSRSSSGSSSLPAPSGGAAPRPAPSGSGPPPPAPPPRPPHEGAELPRANPLDEPPQA